One Sediminispirochaeta bajacaliforniensis DSM 16054 genomic window, GATGTACAATTCGTTGGATCTCCTGCGGGCTGTGATTCCCGTCTCTGGCAAGGAATTGGAGGCTGTCCAACTTTACAGTTTGGTCCAGGAAATCTGGAGCAGTGCCATACCGTTGACGAATATTTGGAAATCGAAGCCTATTACCAAGCTATATTGGTATATGCACATCTTATTTTGGAATGGTGCAGTAAATAAGTTACTACGAGGAGAAAGGGATGCAACGAAAGAAAATACTATTGGCCGGTGAATCTTGGTCTAGCCAAACTACACATGTGAAAGGATTCAATAGTTTTAGTTCGTCTGTGTACGAAACAGGAGAAAGGTGGTTGAAAAAGGCCCTTGAGGAAAGCGGATATGATGTTTTTTTTCTTCCAAATCATCTTGTAAGTGAAGAATTTCCTTTTACTATGGGAGAGCTGAAGAAATATGACGCCATCATTTTGTCCGATGTGGGGTCTGATACTTTATTGATTACGCAGGAAACATTCAATAATAGTCATAGGCAGCCAAACCGTTGTGAATTGATAAAGGAATATGTTTTAGAAGGCGCTTCTCTCTTGATGGTTGGCGGATATTTGACCTTTTCCGGGGTCGACGCAAAAGGACGTTGGGGTATGACTCCGATCCAGGACATTCTACCGGTAGAAATTTTACAGTTCGATGACAGAATGGAGCACCCGGAAGGTGTAAAGCCCAAAGTGATTCATCAGCATGACGTTTTAAAAGGCGTTCCTGCTGAATGGCCTTTTTTCTTGGGCTACAACAAGACAATTCCAATGGATGATGCAGTTGTCCCGGTGACTATTTGTGATGATCCTCTTATTGCCTTATGCCAAAGAGGAAAAGGTCGTTGCGGCATATTCTCATCGGATTGTGCACCTCACTGGGGGCCGCCTGAATTCCTTTCCTGGGCGGGATATCAACCTATGTGGGGTGGGCTGATGGATTGGTTGACGGACGTATGACAACCGAAGAAAAAAGAGAAGCAAAAGTTTTTTTAGAGGATATCTTACGTATTTCCACGGTTAACGGCGAGAAGCATGAGGAACGTTTGGCTATCTTTATCGCTAGATACCTGCAAGAGCATGGGATTCCCGCATATACCGAGTCCGTGGGGCAGGGAATGGCGAATGTTGTTGCCAGGGTCGACGGAATCGACCCTGGTTACACGCTCGTTCTTAATGGACATTTGGATACCGTCCCTTTTGGGGACAGGGCCCAATGGGACAGCGATCCTGATATTCCTGTGGAACGTGGAGGTAGGTTATATGCCCGCGGAGCAAGTGATATGAAAAGTGGGCTTGCTTCTTTGGTTATGGCCTTGTGTTTAACGATAAAAAGAAGAAAGCGGCCACGATGTTCTTTGATATTTCTTGGAACTGCGGATGAGGAACGCGGTGGTGCAGGAGCCCACCAGGCCGTGAAAAGTCATATCTTGGATGAAAGTGATGCCGTAATTATTGCGGAGCCGACAGGAGGGAGTGTCGGTTTGGCCCAAAAGGGGTGCCTATGGCTGCGCCTCTCTGTAGAAGGACGTACCAGTCACGGTGCATACCCTTGGGAAGGGGTCAATGCAATTATGAAAGGTTTTGCCTTCTGTAATAAGTTGGATCACTTCATCAGAACATATCATCATGAACTGTTGGGAGATGCAACGTGTTGCCTTTCCCATGCCCGAGGTGGCATTGTTCCTAATATGGTACCTGATCATGCGGAGTTTTTTTTAGATATCCGAACGGTCCCTCCTCTGCGTATTGATGATGTACTGGAAAAAGCTAAGGCGATTGCAGCAAAAATGGAAAAAGATACACCTTCGCTTTTTTTCCATTTTTCCTTATTAAATCGCAGGGAAGCTATCGAAACGGCAACCAGTGAGCAAGAGACAATAAAGTTACAACGTTGTATTAAAGCTGTCACTGGAGTTGCCCCGAAGAATACCGGCATTAACTTTTTTACTGATGCCTCGATTCTTACCAAAAACAGACCGGAATTACCGGTAATTCTCTTTGGACCGGGGCAACCTGCCGTGGCTCACAAAAACAATGAATGGGTCGACTTGCAATCTTACTATCAGGCAATTCAAATTTATTGTTGTTATGTTTGTTGATGCATTACTATAAAGGAACAAGAGAAACCGAATGGAGCTTTTATTTGGGAAAAAAACGAACTACGATTAATGACATTGCAAAAGTAACAGGGTATTCCGTTACTACCATATCACTGGTATTGAACAATAAAGCTTTTAAAATCCCTGAGAGTACGAAAAAAATTATTAACGCCGCCGTACAGGAACTTGATTACCGCCCGAACCAAATAGCGGTGGGATTAGTGAAAAGACGTACAAATACCATCGGATTAATTATTTCGGATATCAGCAACTTGTTTTTTGCTACTCTCGCAAAGGGGGCAGAGGACGCAAGCCGGGAAAGTGGTTTTAATATGATTCTTTGCAATACCGAAGATGATAGTAGAAGGGATTTTGATTACATCAACATTCTTGCTGATAAGGGTGTGGATGGAGTCATATATGGTATGTCCGCTGATATGGATTTTCAGAAGGGAAAGGAGTGCTGTGAACTTTTGGAGCAGTTTAACCTTCCGTTCGTTTTGGTGGACCGATATTTTGATGATCTAAGGCATCCCTCGGTAGTTGCGGATAATGTAATGGGAGGGTATTTAGCAACGACACATTTAATTGAGCTGGGACATAAAAGGATTGCTTGTGTCACCGGACCGTCTCAGCTGAGTGATTCCAATGCACGTCTTGATGGATACAGAAAGGCCCTATCCGATGCAGGTATTTCCTATGATCGTGATTTGATATATGTAGGTGAATATTCACGAGAAAGTGGTATCAGAGCGATGGATTGGCTTATGGGAAAAGACTTTTCTGCAATCTTTGCTTTTAACGACATGACAGCCTACGGGGTCTACTACCAGGCAAGTAAGCAGGGACTTTCAATACCGGATAATTTTTCTCTTGTCGGATATGATGATATTTTATTTTCGGAAATTATGGAGGTCCCTTTGACAACTGTCAGGCAACCCGTTT contains:
- a CDS encoding glutamine amidotransferase; translated protein: MQRKKILLAGESWSSQTTHVKGFNSFSSSVYETGERWLKKALEESGYDVFFLPNHLVSEEFPFTMGELKKYDAIILSDVGSDTLLITQETFNNSHRQPNRCELIKEYVLEGASLLMVGGYLTFSGVDAKGRWGMTPIQDILPVEILQFDDRMEHPEGVKPKVIHQHDVLKGVPAEWPFFLGYNKTIPMDDAVVPVTICDDPLIALCQRGKGRCGIFSSDCAPHWGPPEFLSWAGYQPMWGGLMDWLTDV
- a CDS encoding M20 family metallopeptidase; the encoded protein is MTTEEKREAKVFLEDILRISTVNGEKHEERLAIFIARYLQEHGIPAYTESVGQGMANVVARVDGIDPGYTLVLNGHLDTVPFGDRAQWDSDPDIPVERGGRLYARGASDMKSGLASLVMALCLTIKRRKRPRCSLIFLGTADEERGGAGAHQAVKSHILDESDAVIIAEPTGGSVGLAQKGCLWLRLSVEGRTSHGAYPWEGVNAIMKGFAFCNKLDHFIRTYHHELLGDATCCLSHARGGIVPNMVPDHAEFFLDIRTVPPLRIDDVLEKAKAIAAKMEKDTPSLFFHFSLLNRREAIETATSEQETIKLQRCIKAVTGVAPKNTGINFFTDASILTKNRPELPVILFGPGQPAVAHKNNEWVDLQSYYQAIQIYCCYVC
- a CDS encoding LacI family DNA-binding transcriptional regulator, whose product is MGRLAILLSGNSNLLLLCLLMHYYKGTRETEWSFYLGKKRTTINDIAKVTGYSVTTISLVLNNKAFKIPESTKKIINAAVQELDYRPNQIAVGLVKRRTNTIGLIISDISNLFFATLAKGAEDASRESGFNMILCNTEDDSRRDFDYINILADKGVDGVIYGMSADMDFQKGKECCELLEQFNLPFVLVDRYFDDLRHPSVVADNVMGGYLATTHLIELGHKRIACVTGPSQLSDSNARLDGYRKALSDAGISYDRDLIYVGEYSRESGIRAMDWLMGKDFSAIFAFNDMTAYGVYYQASKQGLSIPDNFSLVGYDDILFSEIMEVPLTTVRQPVYEMGMEAARLLCRLLDGEEPVEMYRRYSPTLIVRKSTAPYAS